The window AACTGAAGACGAACTCAATAAGATCGTTCTTTGGATTGATAGCGGTGCCAACGAATAAACATGAATTCATCTTCAGGGATGATTCTATTATCATCCCTGTTTCTCACATATCGTCAATACCTGACATGCCTTTATTTCCCCTAAATTCCCCAAAAAATACCAGGATCGAATTATCTATAGTTCTCCAGAAAAATATCCAGCAAGTATTCCCCCTTTTTCTAAAGTGATTCAGGTGGATGTTGCCGAATAATTTTTATGGAATACGATAAAACCCTGTCTGAACAAACTCTGAAAGAGCCCTTGACTCATCCAAAGGTAATTTATCGTGTCGAGATCTTGGAATCAGTCGAAACCCATGGATTTCTTGTTTTCGATTCAAAATGACACATTTGCTTTTTTGATAAACTGACCAAAATTTTGATTTATCCTCACGAAGCAAAATATATCCTTGATTATCCATATCCATTTTTTTTAACTATCAGGATAACCATCTCAATGAATTCAAAGGCTACCCACTTAACCGGGACAATATTTATTTAATTTGGGATTTTCGATAAGTCAGTTGTTGATTTTGAGGAAAGCATGGTTTTACCAGATTGCAATCAAGTTGAGTATGATATTTAAAAAATTAAACTTTATAAGTGCTAAGGAATTTGTGACACCCAGGTATTCATTCCTGGTGATTGTCGGAACCACCTTTCTGGCTGAGGCTCTGGTCATGATCATGTTCAGATTCTGGCCGCCAGCACCCTGGATGGAAGTCTTCATTGACGCATGTATTCTATCAATAGTAATGTGGGGGTGTCTTCATTATTTCCTTATCAGACCTCTTGATAATCATCTCATCCATTATAAAAATCTGGTTGAACAACTGAGCAAGCGTGACGCATTGGCCAGATCCCTGGATTATACCGGTGACGGGTTGATGATCACAGATCTGAATGAAATAATTATTTACGCGAATCCATCCCTTGAATCCATGACCGGTTACAGCGCACAGGAATTACTTGGAAAAACATCCCGCATGCTCAACAGTGATCGGCAAAATACTGAAATCTATCAGGATCTCCTGAAAACGGTTTCAGGTGGCCAATGCTGGAGGAATGAAACGATATCCCAACGGAAAAATGGTTCTCGATTTTATGCGGATGTCACTGTTTCACCTGTGTTCAATCAGTCGGGGGATATCACACATTTTTCCACCATCATGCGGGATGTTACGGAAAAACATGAAATGGAAGCCCGTCTGCTTGCAGCTCAGAAGTTGGAAGTTATTGGTATCCTTTCTGCTGGAGTGGCTCATAATTTCAACAATCTGCTGAATATCATTGCCGGTGCCATTGCTATCATGTCAGAGGAACCCAACCATTCCGAACGTGATGTAAAAATGCTGGATCTCGTCCAGAAAACGGTGACACGTGGATCCAGACTGGTTAAACAGATCATGGTATTAGGCGGTACAACAAAAAATTTGATGGTGATCAACCTGTCAGAATACCTGCGACAGGAAGCTGACAGGCTCAGCATGATCATTCCAAAATCAGTTCAATTGAAAGTCAATATCCAGACCGAAAACATTTTTATCAAAATGGATTCCGGGCAAATTTCTGAAATTCTGCTGAATCTTTGCCTTAACGCTGTTCATGCCATGGACACAACAGGAGGAACGCTTGAAATTATTCTCCAGGGCATGCCGCAAACCAGTCAGGATTTTGGTGA is drawn from SAR324 cluster bacterium and contains these coding sequences:
- a CDS encoding PAS domain S-box protein, translating into MTPRYSFLVIVGTTFLAEALVMIMFRFWPPAPWMEVFIDACILSIVMWGCLHYFLIRPLDNHLIHYKNLVEQLSKRDALARSLDYTGDGLMITDLNEIIIYANPSLESMTGYSAQELLGKTSRMLNSDRQNTEIYQDLLKTVSGGQCWRNETISQRKNGSRFYADVTVSPVFNQSGDITHFSTIMRDVTEKHEMEARLLAAQKLEVIGILSAGVAHNFNNLLNIIAGAIAIMSEEPNHSERDVKMLDLVQKTVTRGSRLVKQIMVLGGTTKNLMVINLSEYLRQEADRLSMIIPKSVQLKVNIQTENIFIKMDSGQISEILLNLCLNAVHAMDTTGGTLEIILQGMPQTSQDFGDNDPAWKYGQLQCARLSLSDTGCGIPPETLNRIFEPFFTTKETGNGSGLGLSVVQGLIEANKGQISVSSEVGKGTTFDLYFPTTSELPLKNMERSEDMVRSPILTAIQAQSLFENKTVAPSDVLSMESSHQSPETVLGIEQIHPEKRYVLIAEDEPVLIEIYKAMLKKKGVPVIVCGDGEKAFQTWKDNPEKFSLVITDYAMPNMNGAQLAINLHQHAPDLPILMVTGYGDAFSQKELDAWGIRECLSKPVNFKMLIDLIRQYQEQ